In Desulfovibrio desulfuricans DSM 642, a single window of DNA contains:
- a CDS encoding virulence factor SrfC family protein — protein MDLARHCRELADTSRSAGAWLQDNAELVGNERAALQKDLRHAARFFGKCEQAARRKMCVGVFGPSQSGKSYLISALASDADKVLLADFCGQTFNFIKDINPEGGKESTGLVTRFTTTPPNGVTEAYPIRLRLLSETDVARVLANTYYADCDHKDAPNAEALAKELESLQGRAQSAPVPGGMSLDDVEELRDYVNKNFISRPRVQMLQNGYWVRAMELAPRLELEDRARLVGLIWDSVPEFQAVYIQLGAALRQLGNAAEACCAIDALIPRSNSIIDVARLQGLNEPPTDMLTLVGAEGRKADLPRALVTALTAEITIYMREKPDDFFDHTDLLDFPGYRARYKFSDLRAALDSRKDMLKELFLRGKVAYLFERYREEKELTSMLLCIGPSTQEVQDLPQAVYEWICSTHGETPEMRASKAPALFFVLTKMDMEFEKKAGSPSVETRWTTRLESSLVNFFGQVHDWPQNWDGTHPFNNVFLLRNPNFLCEAIFDYADRRETGIRQEQQAFVEEVRQSFMQSPLVQKHVADPERAWQAAMTLNDGGVGLLRQSLRPLCNPELKRQQISGSLVEKCERLRTGLAPFYRTDDREELRRQKEQLTRLLVSQMARVAEKQLFGEFLRRLQVRDFDLYEICLNARQSPDEGQTAAPAQVVGARVSATDILGDIFGDDAPVAAPAADAVDAEVKDSAQVFAGMVMDHWTGRLHDLCNDVEVRGQLGLPAKELDQFCHELVQAAARCKLRENLEAELRRSSAFSNMARERLMWKQVSLAADAINAFVDWWGFDPRFKDQTRRTVVVGGKSVPLFNPPQEIKGEPRIGEEESPYDRLWYTDWLRAMAYSVMANVDFDGQQSVNPEQNNRLRELLQAFKG, from the coding sequence ATGGATTTAGCGCGGCACTGCCGCGAACTGGCGGATACTTCGCGTTCCGCAGGGGCATGGCTTCAGGACAATGCCGAGCTTGTGGGCAACGAACGCGCTGCCCTGCAAAAGGATCTGCGCCATGCGGCCCGCTTTTTCGGCAAGTGCGAGCAGGCGGCCCGCCGCAAGATGTGCGTGGGCGTGTTTGGCCCCAGCCAGTCGGGCAAGTCCTACCTTATCTCGGCCCTTGCCAGTGATGCGGACAAGGTGCTTCTGGCTGATTTTTGCGGTCAGACCTTCAATTTTATCAAGGATATCAACCCAGAGGGCGGCAAGGAATCCACGGGGCTGGTCACGCGCTTTACCACCACGCCGCCCAATGGCGTTACCGAGGCCTACCCCATCCGCCTGCGTCTGCTTTCGGAAACTGACGTGGCCCGGGTGCTCGCCAATACATACTATGCGGACTGCGACCACAAGGACGCACCCAATGCCGAGGCCCTCGCCAAGGAGCTGGAGAGCCTTCAGGGCCGCGCCCAGTCTGCGCCCGTGCCCGGCGGCATGAGTTTGGACGATGTGGAAGAGCTGCGCGATTATGTGAATAAAAACTTCATTTCACGTCCCAGAGTGCAGATGCTCCAGAACGGCTACTGGGTGCGGGCCATGGAACTGGCCCCCCGTCTGGAACTGGAAGACCGTGCCCGCCTTGTGGGCCTGATCTGGGACAGCGTGCCGGAATTTCAGGCAGTGTATATACAGCTTGGCGCGGCTCTGCGCCAGCTTGGCAACGCTGCCGAGGCATGTTGCGCCATTGACGCGCTCATACCCCGCAGCAACAGTATTATTGACGTGGCGCGGTTGCAGGGCCTCAACGAGCCGCCCACAGACATGCTGACCCTTGTGGGCGCGGAGGGCCGCAAGGCTGACCTGCCGCGCGCGCTGGTGACGGCCCTCACGGCCGAAATCACCATCTACATGCGTGAAAAGCCGGATGATTTCTTTGACCACACCGACCTGCTGGACTTTCCCGGCTACCGCGCGCGCTACAAGTTCAGCGATCTGCGCGCCGCGCTGGACAGCCGCAAGGACATGCTCAAGGAACTCTTTTTGCGCGGCAAGGTGGCTTACCTCTTTGAGCGCTATCGCGAAGAAAAAGAACTCACCAGCATGCTACTCTGCATCGGACCCAGCACCCAGGAGGTGCAGGATCTGCCGCAGGCCGTGTATGAATGGATATGCTCCACACACGGCGAAACGCCGGAAATGCGCGCCAGCAAAGCGCCAGCGCTCTTTTTTGTGCTCACCAAGATGGACATGGAGTTTGAAAAAAAGGCCGGATCGCCCTCTGTGGAAACCCGCTGGACAACCCGGCTGGAATCCTCGCTGGTGAACTTTTTCGGTCAGGTGCACGACTGGCCGCAAAACTGGGACGGCACGCACCCCTTCAACAATGTCTTTTTGCTGCGCAATCCCAACTTTTTGTGCGAGGCCATTTTTGATTACGCCGACAGGCGCGAAACCGGCATCCGGCAGGAACAGCAGGCCTTTGTGGAAGAAGTGCGTCAGTCCTTCATGCAATCGCCACTGGTGCAGAAACATGTGGCTGATCCGGAACGGGCCTGGCAGGCGGCCATGACGCTCAACGACGGCGGCGTTGGCCTGCTCCGTCAGAGCCTGCGGCCCCTGTGCAACCCCGAACTCAAGCGGCAGCAGATCAGCGGCAGCCTTGTTGAAAAATGCGAGCGCCTGCGCACCGGGCTTGCGCCCTTCTACCGCACGGACGACAGGGAAGAACTGCGCAGGCAAAAGGAGCAACTCACGCGCCTGCTGGTTTCGCAGATGGCCAGGGTTGCGGAAAAGCAGCTGTTCGGCGAATTTTTGCGCCGCCTTCAGGTGCGCGATTTTGACCTGTACGAAATCTGCCTTAACGCCCGCCAAAGCCCGGATGAAGGCCAGACCGCAGCGCCTGCGCAGGTTGTGGGCGCGCGCGTTTCCGCCACCGACATTCTGGGCGATATCTTTGGCGACGACGCTCCCGTGGCCGCGCCAGCGGCAGACGCCGTTGATGCAGAAGTAAAGGACAGCGCCCAGGTCTTTGCCGGAATGGTCATGGATCACTGGACAGGGCGGCTGCACGACCTCTGCAACGATGTGGAAGTCAGGGGCCAGCTTGGCCTGCCAGCCAAGGAACTTGACCAGTTCTGCCACGAGCTTGTGCAGGCCGCAGCGCGCTGCAAGCTGCGCGAAAATCTGGAGGCTGAGCTGCGCCGCTCATCGGCATTCAGCAACATGGCCCGCGAGCGCCTCATGTGGAAGCAGGTGAGCCTTGCTGCGGACGCCATCAACGCCTTTGTGGACTGGTGGGGCTTTGACCCACGCTTCAAGGATCAGACGCGGCGCACCGTTGTTGTTGGCGGCAAAAGCGTGCCCCTGTTTAACCCACCGCAGGAAATCAAGGGCGAACCCCGCATCGGCGAGGAAGAATCGCCCTATGACCGCCTGTGGTATACCGACTGGCTGCGCGCCATGGCCTACAGCGTTATGGCCAATGTGGATTTTGACGGCCAGCAGAGCGTCAACCCCGAACAGAACAACCGCCTGCGCGAACTTTTGCAGGCGTTCAAAGGATAA